One Mobula hypostoma chromosome 12, sMobHyp1.1, whole genome shotgun sequence genomic window, GCATCACCATGGTTTGGGAACAATCTGTCCCATCAATTGAGCTCCTTGGTCTTCTAGTGCTTGTGCTTCACTGGAAATAAGCCCTGCTTTTCCACACTGGTCTTTAGCTTTAAGTATCCTAATCTATCACAATTTATAGAAGCTTGAGAAGTAGAactttttaatttaactttctCTTCCTGAGCAGGCAAGAGGAAGTTCAATTCCTACTGATGTTGGTTGTTCCAACACAGACCTCAATAACTGGatttttccattccattccaaatttctcttcaatttaTAGAACAGTACCATAATCATTTAGACTGAGGAGTGGTGTTCTTACTCATACAAAATGAATACTACTTGTTGAGGATAAATGCTGCTTAGGTAGACCCTGCAACTTTTCAAGGAAAATTGAATAATATTTGAAGGAAAGGAAGCTATGGAGCTATGTGAAGAGTGTAGGGCAGTAATGTAATTTCTGTATTGCAGAAGCAAAGAGCCTATGTGTAACACAGAGACGTGAGACATTTGGAACCTATGTGTAAATTTTGGAATGTATTTGTCTATGCTGTAAACTCTGCAATGCTGGTATTTAATCACTGCAATGGCAATTGCAGTGCCATTGCCATTTAAGATTGCACCTAGCTACCACCTCCTGAGTCCTTAGTAAGTCATTTTTTTAAATGAGTTTAACCTCGGTAATCAGAAAATTCATATGGCTTTCTATATTTTGGTTCCCATCTTTTAAAACAAGATACTAAGACAGATATCAGGAAATTTGTCTGACCCAAATGAAATGTCTGAGAGTGATTTGAATTGGGGCCTTTGGTCTCATTTCAATAACTTAAATAATGCTTTCCAAATCATTACAAGGATGAAAATCTCTCTATTTTTAGTTGCATCTGTTAATATCACTTAGCTTTAAATGTAAAGACATTTCACCTTGTGTTGTAAACAGACAACTTACCTCTTTAACAAATGGAACTTGTTTGCTTCACTTGGGACAAAATATCATGCAGTCATGAAAAGAACTGCATTTAGTAAATACTTGTGCTGGTTTTTTTCTATCGTAGGTTCGTGTGCAGAAAAAATTTCTAACTATGCCAACGGCCTTGCTATTTTCAATGCACTCCTGGCTGGCTTCCTGCATTTCACATGTCATCAAGTAAGACGTCTGTTGTTCTAATTTCCACCGCTTGCCCAACCCCTTTCTGTGCTGCCTGGCATTGACACCTGGTTAAATACTTTGTCAATTAAAAAATTCTTCTTTTCAAATCCCTTCATCATCTTGGAGGGACTCCcctcccccaatctttgtgtttCTCCTTCGGCCCTGTAACATAACCCCATCCTAGGTTTTTTCTCATCCAAGAACTTGCCAAGCCATTGGCAGCCATGCCATCAGGTGTTGAGGACCTAAGTTCTGGATTCCTTCCTAAAGCCTCACCATTTCCCTTTCCTCCTTTAAAATGCTTTAAAATCTACCTTTTTGATTCAGATTTTAATCTAGTTGCTCTTTACGTGGCTCCATGATGTGTTTCAGAGCATCCCTGGACACTTTGATAGTTTTTGTTATTCAATATTTATTACAGTTGCCTTGCACTTCCTTTTCACAAGAGGGCACTATTGATCAATTGCACAGCAGTTAAAAATACTTTAACATGATTTCACACAGTTGAAGTATTGATCTCTTATTTGGACATTGGTTCCGGGGAAGGTGATGCCTATGCACATTCTGATATTCAGCAAATTTTTGACTTTTGAATCGGAAGTTAGATACAAGCCGGAGGTCTGACAGTACCCAAATATTCATTGCAGCTGCTCATTTGGTGCCCTCCTGTGTTCCTTTCCCGTTCCTATCTATCCATCAaggttctctctccctttttttcACCTCTCCCATTCTCTGCTCTCTTACTTCTAACTTAGACTTGTTTTCTACCCTCACCCTGATCTACTTGCCCATCATCCCTATCCCACCTTTAACCTACTAGTCCCTGACTCACCCTTGCCTCTCGCCTCTTTATATTGGTTACTTCCCCTCGACAGAATGTCCTGGTACTGTATGAGAGGTTATTCGTAAATGAACAATTCACAAGTGAAGACATGCCAGTGAAAAATTCTGTCAGTCATTAGGGAGGCGGATTCAACAAGGTAGTGCTGATAAGTGGTGATGCTTTGTGTTCAGTCACGAACCAGCACATCCAGATGCCTTCCCTGTCATTGtgagggatttcaaccaggccagcttgaagaagtctctgaacaacgaCCACCAGCATATcatctgtggaaccagaggagccaacacacttgaccactgtcataccaccatcaagaacacttaccaCGCCCTGTGAAAGTTGCAGTAACGCGAGGATTGAAGACAATGACTAAACGAGGATAACCTGGGGCAGTTGTAGCGAAGTGAGACCACAGAGACATCTCTGCTCACTACAGATGAGATATGCGGGGGTTCCTACAGCAGTGTGTTCTCAAGCCAGACGGGTGAGGCCTCTGTAGTGGAATTTTTCCAGAAAGGTCTTCCTAAAACATAGAGTCCCTTTACACAGTAGGGAGTGCCAGGGACAGACGAGATAGaataatggaaggatgtgaaacatacccaacaactaagggacaattgcctttactaacttcaaaatatcattagCTGTTGGCTTGAAACTTTCGATTGATTTTAACACCTCTTTTGTGAATGGCAATTGATCTTGCAAATAAGGAGTTCAAGTATATCAAATTTACCAAACAGTTAATATCTGTAACTGATACGCCAATTCTGTATAATTCTGTTCCgacttcagaagaatgtgggtgacgggcccatgctgttctccttgtgcacaaacATAATTAAAAGAATGTTTGAGTCATAAGATTGCttgtgttctgggcccagttattttaattattttatctaattttattttattttattattggcgATAACAGCCACAATTTGAAAAGTCTGATCACTAGTAACTCCTACTCCTGGaatacaggcagagactaaactCAGTACAGCAActgtggtgaggaccaagaaagtacGGTCaaaagggaggtggggaggggggtgcttAAAGGACTGCTTTGAGTAGGTGGACTGGACAATTTGTAGGGAcctatcttcaaatctgaatgaatatgccacagttgttacTGGCTTTATCAAAATCTTTGTGGGTGAgcgtgtgccttcgagaacataccagGCATACCCAAACCAAAGGCCATGGATGAGccaggagattcgtagtctgctgagggccagaatTGTGGCTtttaagactggtgatccagaactatgcaAGAAGTCCAGGTGTGACCAATGGAAGGGTACTTTAAGAGCTAAGAAACAATTCTGACtgaggttagagacagaatcagatgctcatcagctctggcagtgtttgcagtccattacttcctacaaggcaaagcCTAACATCATGAGTTGCTGTGGTGTTTCACTCTCTAATTTGCTCAACACtgtttatgcacgctttgaatgggagaataaaactacacctgtgcaaatgcCAGCAGCATCTGAtcaccctgtgacctctgtcttggAAGCCAATGTCATAACATCTTTGGCGAGGGTGAACGTTCACAGGGCATCAGGCCCTGGTTTGGCACTGAAAccctgtgtcaaccaactggcaggagtgttcaaggacatcttcaacctctcacttgcAGTTGAACGTTTCCACCTGCATCAAAAGGGcgtcaatcataccagtgcccaagaagagcagggtaaaCTGCCTCGGCCAGTTGctctcatatctactgtgatgaagtgctttgagaggttggtcatggccaaaatcaactcctgcctaaggaaGGAccaggacccattgcaatttgcctatcgctactacatgtctacagtggatgcagtctCACTCTCTACTTGGccgtggatcacctggacaatagcaataggAACGTCAAGCTACGGCTAATTGTTAACAACTCAGTGCTCAGCACCATCAAACCTTCAGTACTTAGCAACAAACTCCAAAATCTggatacctccctctgcagctggatcttggacttcctcaTTGTGAGACCATAGTCAGTGccgattggaaataacatctcctcctcactgacaatcagcactggcacCGCACAAGAacgtgtgcttagctcactggtctactctgtctacacccatgatgcacagctcaaacgccatctgtaagtttgccgatgacacagccactgttgacagaatttcagatgttgaTGAAAAGGCGTACAGAGTGAGACAGCTCATCTAGTTGGGTGGTGCCAGaacaaaaaccttgcactcaatgtcagaaagtccaagaaactgattgtggatttcaggaaggaggagttgagggaacacacaccagtcctcatcgagggatcaggagtggaaagggtgagcagtttgaagttcctggctgtcaacatctctgcAGATCTATCTTGGGACCAgcgtattgatgcaatcacaaagaaggcatagtAGCAGTTGTATTTCGTAAGGAGTCTGAAGAGACTGGGTAagacaacaaagacacttgcaaatgttTACAGGTGTTCTGTGGatagcattccaactggttgcatcgctgtctggaatggagggttGACTACACGGGATTGGGAAAAGCtggagaaagttgtgaactcagccagttacatcatgggcagtagcctgccttgcatcgaggacatcttcaaaaggcaattcctcaaaaaggcagcatccttcattaaggacccctatcatccaggacatgctgtcctctcattgctaccatcgaggagggTGTACGGGAGACTGATGACACACACTCCgaactttaggaacagcttcttcccctccaccatcaggtttctgaatgaacaatgaacccctGTACACAATtttcttttgctctttttgcactacttattaattgaaatattttaaagctttttttattgtaattatagtttttttattattgtgtattgcaatatactgctgccgcaaaacaacacacttcatgTCATAAGCCAGTGATAggaaaccggattctgattttgattaatTTGGAGGCAGCATCTGGTCTATTTTAATTTGGGTGAAAATCAGTGGATCACCCATGTCATTGCTCATGAACAAGTCCAAAAGCAAAGTTTATCCACACCATTTCCCACTCTTAGCTCCTTACTGCTCTTCTTGTTCCTGGATAACAAAGTTTGATCCTTTTGGAATCTGCCTGGCCATCTACGAGCTATTGGAAGGGACTTTCTGATTGGAGTCAACCCCAAAAGGATAAGGAGCAAAGAAAAGAAGTAGGTTGGAAAGAGAAGACATGGGTCAAACATGAGCAGATAGGACGAGCATAGATTGGAATCCTGGTCAGCATGAAcctgttgggccaaaaggcctgtttcttttCTGTCTGACTATGACTGTACAGGGAGGAACAAGCTTGGGCCATTCTCCACAGTTAGGAAACAGGGTTTTGAATTTTATGATTGAAACATGTTTTCCAAATGGTGACATATTGatccacagtaaaaaaaaactgtgtgAATCCATGAATAGAGCAATCAAGCTAGGTCATAAAGAATTACCAAAATTTCATTGGGAAGAAGCTTTCATACCTGATCTTTTTGTGTGCTTGCTTTGTTTTAATTTTAGTAACTGCTCCTTATTAGAAAgaagttctttttcttttcaagAATGTAGGTGACTTTATTGTAGAAGCTCATCTTTGGCCACCAGCACTACAGGTCCTCTCCAGCTTCTGAATGTCTGAGTTATTGCACGCTGAACCTATGAGGGGGCACTTGGGAGACTAGCAGAATAGCTGGAGATGGATTTATCGGCCACTGCCGGATAGGGAGTTGGGAATTTCAATGTGTCTTCTCTCCACGACGCCTGTCCCTCTCCCCTTATACCATCTAAGTGCCACAATAATTGGGTGTGGGTCAAGTCAAACAAAACTGGGAGTATTGAGCTTGTTCGTGAAGCTGGCTGGTGGCTGCTTTTCTCATTCCTgctccccctctcctcacagCCATTTCTCTTATCCTCCTCCACATGCTGTTATTTGTTCACTTCTCATTTTATGAACAATTCCAGTTACAAACAATTCTTAGGAATTAAACCATATTATAATCTGCGGACTGCCTGTGTTCTGTACAGATCATATTCTTGTGTCCCCCACTTTGATTCCAATACAACTGAGCATTTGAAGGGAATACCACTGGCAGCTGATAATTTAATGCCACGTAGACAAAATTCTGTGCATTTGGCACTAGTGACTGTAAATAAATTTCACCCTATAGATTCTCCTATTTGGAACAGCTGCAAGTCCAATAATGGCATTGTTCAGGTAATGCACCATTACCCTTCATGCTCTTAATGGTTTTCTGCTCTCTTACAGTCAGATCAATAGAAGACATGATGAGGATCCTGTTGCACTCTTTCTTTTATGATTTGTTGCCTTAGAaacagaaaagagagagagaattacAATGGCAGTCTTTTTAACCCTTATTTAAAGCTCAAGAAGAGCAGACCTAGCTACAAGTAGGAATGCTTCCATCAATTGCTGTAGTTTTATTCATACCTATTAATTTTGTATTCATAATTAAATTGGTTATGTTATATCTTGGCAGTATTAAAATTTTGAGTTGTTTGCAACCCTGCAAATCATTGCAAACCGTGCACTTGACAGCATGTGAATTGGCCAACGTACATTTCACAAATTGACTTtcaataacaaacacaaaatgtcaccattttcaaacaattggttttagCAAGGCTTCGCTTTGTAACACTCCTCCAGTGAATGGCATAGCTTGACTTGCTGCATGCATTTTTTTGTATAAAGgcttgtatcacttcttaatacTGAGAACCTAGCTGACTAGAAACTGCCAATGTACAAAGAAACAATGGCCTGTTGTGCATTATagaaatatactcagtggtcactttattaggtacttcctgtgcctaataaagtagccactcagTAAATGTTCATGGTCTCttgctgtagaccatccacttcaaggtttgatgtgatgtgtgttcacagatgctcttctgcacaccactattgtatcgtgtggttatttgagttactgttgccttcctctcagcttgaactagtctggccattctcctctgaactctctcattaacaaggtgttttcacccacaaaactgctacttactggatgtttttcaatatttcaacattctctgtaaactctagaaacttttatgcatgaaaatcccaagggaatcgtagtttctgagatactcaatgcACCCCGCCTGGCACCGATCAAAGTCACGTAGATCACATGTCTTCCCTATTCCgatatttggtttgaacaacaactgaaactcttgaccatgcttttatgcattgagttgcagcacATGATTGTGTGATTagataactcacacaaaatgctggagaaactcagcagtccaggcggcacctatggaaaagagtatagtggacatttcgggccgagacccttcagcagtgtgttgcttggattttctctttttttgtggcTGATTAGATGCTTGCATTAAcacacaggtgtacaggtgtgtctAATAAAACGGCCACAGATTGTATATTGATTGCAGGACCTCGAGGTGATCTGGTCACACATAATACTAAGTATAGCAGCTGACCTGGTTAGAGTAAACACCAAGCTACCGCACAAGAAACCATAGGTGGGCACCTGTTAGTAACAATGAACAGCATGGTATAATCAGAGCCACCACACACCAATGTTCAGACCAATTTGGCAACATCCtctaaaagcaacacacaaataATATCTTGGTGCAATGCTTTGTTTTGGTTGGTTTGTTATTTCAAATGAACATGAAATAAGGGTGTTAAATTGAAACCAATAGCCAACTGGAAGCACTGCTCCCTCATTTTTTCTAGACAGTGAGAGGCTGTAAAGCTCTGATGTGCAGTGAGATATGTATGTCCTAGTTGCATGACTTGCAAAAGCCACAggcaatatatattatttgttatcAGCACAACAAATAAATATTAGGAAACATTAATATTTCAGCCACAGCAAATATATGTTAGTAGTGTTGATATATTATCACTTTATTATCAGCCACAGCAAATATATATTCAGAGCATTGCTTGAGGAATTGAATACCAAAGTAGTGAGTTCCGACTTCATTGATAGCATATCTGGAAAACTGTGTGTATTATCAGACTCCTTATCTAAGGGAGTGTGTAAATGTGTTGGACGTTGTTCAGGGATTTAATAGATTGGTACCTAGAATGGGCAGTctgtcttatgagaaaaggtcGGACTGCCAAAGGTAGTATCTGGTGGAATTTTGAAGCGTGAACAGGCACTTGACTAGATTGAAACGTATCAGCTTCTGTGGAGTCTTGACAGCATGACAATTGAGAAGATGCCTCCTTGGTGGGAGATCTAGAACTAGATATTTCTGTTTAGGAATAAGAAGCTGTTAGTTTATGAAGAGGTAAGGGGAACACTTTATCGGAGGGTTGTGATTCTTTGCAAGTCCCTTATTCCTACTTTCTCCAGTTGATCAGCTAACAAAGTGCAAACTTCATAAAATGTTCAAATGCAGCCAATTGATAAAAGCAGTCATCAGTTTGTTATAGACTCCATACGCACACATACATGTGTTTGATGGTTGCACTTTGACCATCATATATTCTGTTAAAGTGGATGGTTCATCTGACAAATGGTATTGTGTTGTTCTTATGCAGCACCAGATATAATTTCTCAAACTTTATTTTGTAGTTGCTTTTGCTGTTCTGAGGAGATTATATGGTACTGGAAGAGGGGCATGTCTGTAGAACAAGTATGATTCTCCCTGTGTTTTTGTTATCCTTTGGCTTTAATCTTAAACTACAATCCTTGTGTATTTTTCTGTTCTCCTTTGACAGGTTTCATTAGTTGTTAATGTCGCCAGTGAGTGTGGCTTCACAGAAGATCACTACAAAGACCTCCAGCAGTTGCAACGGGAATTGGGGCCAATGCATTTCAATGTCCTCGGATTCCCCTGTAACCAATTTGGGAATCAAGAGCCGGGAACTGACCAAGACATTGAGAAGTTTGTTCGCAAAACCTATGGAGTTTCCTTCCCGTTGTTCAGTAAGATTGCTGTCAAAGGCACTGGAGCAAATGCAGCATTCAAATATTTGATAGGTGAGCATGAGATGCCTTATAATTTAGTTTGAAACCTGACACAAATTAAAAATAGAATCAATTTCTAATATTCAAAAATTACAGATTCTTTTCTATGAGGAGAACATGATTAGAACCTTATGTGAGAATTTCTAATAATATTCTATTACTGTCTTAATATTTTCGGTGCTCTGAGATATACATGTCAGAATGTGAAGATCGGAGGAATATGCACCATGTGTAGGAATAAGAGATGAGTGTCAATAGATTTCATTAGCTTAATTGATTCCTTTCCAGAgaggctacctgacctgttgagttcctccagcatttttcctATGTTCTAATAACTTATCCTGAATTATCCAAGGTTTTTACTGTATTTAGAATTTCAGTAAATCTTTGCCTATTAATAATCTATCCTTTATGGTGAAACAAACTTGTGTTCTCTCTCAGTTCCAATGAAGGGTTTCAGACCTGAAAGATTAATTCCATCACCTGCGTGTGTGGATAGAGAAACACAAATGATTCTACCATTTCCTggtttttattctgttttgcacaGTTTTGAAAAGTGCATTCTTTGTTTTGCTGAAAtagagttttgaatttttttaGATATTACATCAAGTTAACAGCAATAGTTCTCAACCTTCCTTGCCCTGTATCTTATCCCATCCCGCCTTTTCACAGACACACAACCTCTAGAACTTTAGGCAAGTGACCATTTGCCTCTTGTGATTTGAGACTTGTTGTCACTGAACAATATAAGGAATTACAAAGTAAGTTGTAATTTATAAATAATCATAATTTTTATGCAGAGCACATTTCTAGTTCCCATGTTCATGTAAAGTAGAAGATTCTGATGACATACAAAAATTTGTTTGTTAGttctttctctccccacagatgctgcttgacctcctaagtatttcaagcatttctgtctctttttttttacttaccGTGACTTTCATATCCACCAACTTGAAAATGTAACTAAAATGATTTTAATTTGGCATTTGCTAACATTCTTGGTTGCCAGCTACTGAATTAAAACCATTTTAGTTACGCTATAGTtctcaattccctgatctttcaaaCATTTATTTACCTCCTCAAGCCTGGGACTGAGAATTCtgaagattcaccactctctatacGACTTTCCTATGCACCTCAGTTGTTAATGGTGGTTCCTATAAGACCTGGTTTTGTTTCACATATATTTGTTTTTAATTAAGGCTTACAGTCTACTTGGTTCACTTTTGTAATATCTCCAGACTTTGCCAGGACCTACACTTCATTCTAGATCATTTATAATAATGCTAAAGCTGAGCTCCTGAAACAGGCCCCCTTGGGAATTTACTGCATAACTACTTTCCAGCTGATGATATTTTCTATTCCAATAAAACTTTGAGGTCAGGCAATTACATATATACTGTTAAATGTTTTTTATTATTTCCCAAGCAGGTATGTTCTATACCCCGTTCTGGGATACTTGTTTACTCTTCCATGGTTATGTAGCTTAACGTTGTATGATGCAGTAAGAAGACTGATGGATGGAAGATTGAGGAAAAAACAATAATGGTTGTTTCACCTGAATGCCATCAAACTGAACTTCCAGTAATCCATCTATTATCCACAACTATTTTAATGGTTATCTGCAAGAATatacaatattttaaaaacacTTGTAGTGATTTTTTGTCTTTAAATTGATAACTCAAACATTTCTGCAAGGGGCAAATACTCAATGGAGGTAGGTGACATAGTGGGCAGGATTATGAACTCCTGAGGAATAACTATTTTGCTGATCTGGGCCAGAGGTAGTAAACCTGATTCAGTAGCTCATGGTTTTGGTACCTGACTATTAATTAGATAGTACTTGACTTAAATTTGTGGCTAAGTAACCTAGGGCCAATTTTAAGAGCAAGCAAGTACATGTTGATTTCAGAGCTAAAATCCAATAAAAGCCAGCAATTAAGCGATTGACACCAATCAGGACTTGGTGTGGGAATTCTGAACTTGCTGGAGCACACATGCATAGTTGTATGTAAATGTAAACAGAATCTGTGGTATTTCCCAGAAAATACAGGCCTTGTAAAtgtaaaatgaaaagaaaagagTGCTAGAAATGTTCAGAAGATCTCACAATGCTAAAATGTTAATGTTATTTCTTTCTCTACTGTTATCAGATTTGCTGACTATTTTGGGCacagtgttatttttattttagactATTAGCATCTCTATTATCTGCCTTTGTTTATAAATCCAGCATTTAATATAATAATCTTAACACAAGAGTGACAGTAATTGAATGTAAACTGATAATGTTATTCAGAATGAATGAGTGCTGTGAGAAGTGGAAAGTTTTTCCCAAAGGTTGAGTTGTCCTCATCTGAAATTGGGTGTAGATGTGGAAGAAATCTACGTTTGATGCATACATGCACCTTGGAATGGCTTATCTACAAAACACATCCTGCCAACCCCATGTGGCCTTCCACTGATCACATACCTCTCAAGCACCAAGATCACTACTTCTAGAtttgctcatctctgttcctgCTGCTGGAACCCCGTTCATTCACACTCCATTCCTTAGTCACCTCAGAATCTAACTGCTTCACTGTTCTTCTGGCCAGCAACCCCTTTTGCATCCTAGCAAAGTGTTCATACCAAAATCTGTTCATTCCTCTCACTGGCCTCCATTCCACCATCCTTTCTGTGTTTCTTGATTCAAGTGAGTCACCAGTTAGGTCGCAAACTGATTTAAAAATTCTTGTCTTTATTTCTAAATCTCTCCATGACCTCAGCTCTTGCTCTGTCAAAACCCTTCTGATGTACTACAAGCCTATTACCTCTCCAATTCTGCTGTCTTGCATTTCCAAGTTTAATCCTTCCTCTATTTAAAGTGTGTCCTAAGCTGTCATATCTTTAACTGTGAAACGCCCTTCCTAAATGTTACTGCCACTCTCTCTCTTTGCTCCTTTAAGACTATCTTAAAAACATCCTCACATTTTTGATTGCCTGTCGTAAGTGCAGTCAGGGAACAAATTCAAATTTCTAACACCCCCCAGTAATTTTCCTGCACATCCTGATGGTTTTGTGAAATGCACTGATATGTGTCCTACGTTAAGTATGCTTTTACAAGTCAGGGTAGAGTATAGCTGTACAATCAGGGAAAAGTAAATGGAAGTCTGTACACCTAAAAACTGTTTGTTTTTCTTCATTCCTTTGTAGACTCCATTGGTAAGGAGccagactggaatttctggaagtatcTTGTGGATCCAAATGGTAAGGTGGTCAATGCTTGGCCACCTAATGTTTCAGTTGTAGAAATAAAGCCACAAATTGTATCGCTAGTGAGACAACTCATAGTGAAACGCAAAGAAGAATTGTAACCTGACCCTGAATTAATGTTCTATAATTCAATTGCACATTCAATTGGTCAATAGTTTGTGTTTTAAGTTTTGTTTTGTGAAGCCCATTAATTTGTATGAACCATAATATTGTGTTTTTCTCAAATGCAAGAAAAAAGCCAATTCAACCACTATTTATACAGTGTTACAATTTACCTGTCTTTTTTAAGAAAAACATATGTTTAACTTCAGTagtgcaaacacgagaaaatctgcagatgctggaaatccaagcaacacacacaaaatgctggtgaacgcagcaggccaggcagcatctataggaagaagtacagtcgacgtttcgggcggagaccctttgtcagtacttcttcctatagatgctgcttggcttgatgtgttccaccagcattttgtgtgtgctgctttaacTTCAATAGTTCCATATGAAATTTACACAAGTTTTGTTTATTGTGCTGAGGAAATGAGCAGAATTCATGGAAgttctaaaaaaaaataattacagGTTAAAACTCATTATGTCATACCAGTTCTTCAATATTAGGAAAAATGGGCCCATTTCTCCATTCCTAAGGGGTAATTTTAATTTGGAATTTAAAATTACAATTTTGATTTTAAGGGAATAGGACAAGGGAATAGGCTGAGCACTACATGTGATTTTAACATCAGTCCTTTTCAATTGACAGTGTGAATCAGATGGAAAGGGCTATTTAGGTGATGGGTGGCAGTGGAAGTCTTAAGGTACCCTGGAGGTTCAGCCCGATCTGTTGAGAGAGTGGACAGTCTACGGCAAGGTAGACCTCACTTTTTCTTTTATGAtctttaaaagtcttccagtttCTTTTGGCCCCATAGGGAGTTTTATTTTAAACACTTCTCTTCTTGTTGTACATACTCACGCACCCACTAAAGGTCATATTTAAAGTTCCATTTGAGGCCTGATTTGGTACTTTTACTCTTTGGTTAAAATCTGGATTGAACAGAGACAAAACCACTGTTTAGTCACACAATCGGTAAGCAATTTTATTGCCTAGGAATGGAAGTGTAGGGTTAAAAAATGCTTTTCATCTACACTCCATCTTCCTGTTAGTG contains:
- the gpx7 gene encoding glutathione peroxidase 7, producing MQESASKRSNFAAALPKFSFLLLFATMFLTAAMVIFFLVLPSEEKNKDFYSFKTVNIRGKLISLEKYRGSVSLVVNVASECGFTEDHYKDLQQLQRELGPMHFNVLGFPCNQFGNQEPGTDQDIEKFVRKTYGVSFPLFSKIAVKGTGANAAFKYLIDSIGKEPDWNFWKYLVDPNGKVVNAWPPNVSVVEIKPQIVSLVRQLIVKRKEEL